The genomic segment CGCGCCGGTTTCGCGGATGTCAACGAGAAGCGTGTCGAGGCGATTCTTTTCTACGAATTCCTTGTGAAGGATCAGGCCATAGGCGTTGCCGAGATCGACTATGAAATCTCCCGGCACGCCGGATAACGCGCCCTCGATCGCCGGCACCTGCATGACGAGACGAAATGGAACCGACGTACCGCCATCGGGTGTCCGGAACCGCTCCGGTCGATAGATCGTCAGACTGGAGTCACCGTAATCTACCAACACGGGAAACCGCGAAAGAAAATCAAAGCCAATCACGCCGCCGAACGGCGCGCCATCAGCCCCCTGGTGACCGATGCCGGACAGATCCATCACCCCGCCGATCTGCCCATACAAAAAGACATCACCTACCTGCAGCGAATCGATTCGGACCATCATCACCTCAGTGAAACCGCCCATTCCTTTCGCCGGGATCGTCCCAGCAGCTTCCAGGTCGAACTCAGCTACCGCCAACTCGTTGAAAATGGTAGCCGAGGCTCCCGAATCGAGGATCAACCAGACACGCCGCTTACCATTGATGACCGCGGGGACATATATATGGCCCGCCCGATATGAGAACGGCACGCGAACAGAGTCCCCTTCGCTCACGAATCGATACCCTGTGTCCGGCTCGACCGGCATGCTGAAAACGGCGCTGTCGAACGGTTCATTGATCCGGCAGGACTCGGCGTCGAATTCGATAGTCAGTGGGACCTCCGGCGCCTCGAGCTGCGTCCGCATAGGCGTGAGAATACCGTTTACCGGCTGATAGTTGTCAAAATAGGTGACAGTCTGGACATTGTCCAACCGGCTCAACATCTGAGCAAGGACGCCGGTGGTCCCGTTGAAATACGCCAGGACGGTATCTCCCTCAGAGGGGATAAATGCTATGAGGTAAAAGCCGGTGTCCTCGCGTACGACGGTACCCTTGTACGAGACGCTGTTGCCGCGTCGCGATGGGTCCAGGTACGCGTGGGTCTCGAAATAAAGGGATTTGATGAGTTCGCGTTTTTCGTATCCGCTGATTTCCATCAGCCGCCCATTCTGGTCTCGCTGCCAGGCGATGCGGCCATCGAACCCCTGCGCCACAGAAAACTGACCAAACGACAGTTCCAGAAGGATGCGGTCCGGCGGCATCAGATACTCAGTGAAACGTCCGGGCTGACCGTTATACGTCAACTTGCCTGTTACCTTCACGTATCGCACCTGCTGCAAGCTCACCACCGCGGCCGGCCCCCCAACCGAGACGGCAAATAACGAATCGAGATCAAACGGGGAATCCGCCCGCGTCGGCGTGGCGCCGATGAAGGAAGCCCAAACCGTCATGGAGACGAACAGGCAGCACATACTGTTAGTACTCATGTTGATGATACTCCGAAATCACGATCAGTCCCACCAGCACCCACGAGGTCAGTAACGCCGTACCTCCGTAGCTCACGAACGGAAGCGGCAGACCCGTGACCGGCATCAACCCCAGGGTCATGCCGATATTCACGATAAACTGGAAGAAGAAAATACTGATAGCGCCGAAGATGACGTTGGAGGCGAACTTCGAGCGGCATCTGACGGCAATGCCGAGACAGCGGTAGAAAATATACAGGAAGAGCCCGATCACGATGAGCGTCCCCAACAGTCCGAACTCCTCCCCAAAGACAGAGAAGATGAAATCCGTGTGACGCTCAGGAAGATAGTCCAGACGCGCCTGTGAGCCGTTCAGGAACCCTTTGCCGAGTATGCCTCCGGAACCAATTGCAATTTTTGACTGGATGATCTGATAGCCGGCACCGCGCGGGTCGTAGCCGGGATCGAGAAACACCAGTATCCGCATTTTCTGATAGTCTTTCAAATGGTTCCAGATCATCGGCGTGATCATACCGAACCCGAGATTGAAGAGCATCATCACGATGGAGAAGAGAAGCCCGGGGCGGAGAATACCCAGAAAGGCGATAAGCACAACAAAGTACAGCACCCAGGAAAGCCAGTAGAACGCAGCTACGAGTGAAATGAGCGGCGACAGGATCAACAGCATGTACCAAGGCGACAACCCCGACCAAAACCAGAGCGCGAACAACAGCACCATGAAGACCAGCGATGTTCCCAGATCAGGCTGCTTGAGCACCAGCGCCATCGGGATAAGCGCGAGCGCAGCAGACAGACCCAATCGTCGCTTTGACGCAATCGGCAGTCGGGTGTATGCGAAGAACCGGGACAGCGTGAGAAGCAATGCCACCTTGCCGAGGTCGGAGGGTGAGACGCTGAACGGCCCGATATCAAACCATCGCGAGGCCCCCATGCGCGAATGTCCTACCGCCAACACGGCGACCAAGAGCACCAGCGCGACGCCATAGAAGGTGTACGCCCCGGCATCAAACAGCCGCTGCGGAGCATGGAGCACCGCCAGAAACGCCATCAAGGCGATCGCCAGCCACAGCGATTGACGCAGAAAGTAGGTTTGCTTATAGGCCGAATCGGCATAAAACTGTGCCGAGAAAATCGTGACGATGCCGATGAGCGATAAGGCGAGAAAGGCACCGATAAGCTTCCAGTCCAGGGCCCGATAATCGATTCGCGTCATCATGGCTTTGTCTCGAGTGTCGCTGTCTGGGCCACCTGGAGAGGGATCCCGAGTTTCTTCTTCATGTAGGTCTCGATGACTTTCCCCACGATCGGCGCCGCTACCTCGGAACCATGTCCTGCATTCTCGACGATCGTGCAGACCACGATCTCCGGGTTTTCGATTGGCGCAAAGCCGACAAACCAGGAGTGGTCTTTGCCGTGCGGATTCTGTGCGGTTCCGGTCTTGCCGCACACAGTGTACAACTCGTTTCGCAGTCGACGCGCCGTGCCGCGCCCCCCTTCGGTAACCAGGCGAAGCCCTTCACGCAGGATTGACAGTGTCCTCGTTGAGAACGGCAACGTGAATGAAAGCTCCGGTCTGACCAGCGACTCCTGTCCGTTGGGCTTGCGAATACCGCGCACGACATGCGGCCGGTATACTTTCCCCCAGTTGGCGAGCCCGGCGTAAAACTGAGCCAATTGCAGCGGCGTCACCAGTATCTCCCCCTGCCCGATAGCGTTGTTCAGCACCAATGCCTTGGTCCAACCGTTCTTGCCGTACCGACGATCGTAATACTTGCTGTTGGGATTAAGACCGCTCGATTCGTTCGGCAAATCGATACCGGTCGGCCGGGAGAAACCGCACAGACTGTAGTATTGGCTGAGTTGATCGACTCCAACCCGAAGCCCCAACTGGTAGAAATAGACATCGCACGACATCTCGACCGCATGAATCGCCGTGGTGGTGCCGTGTCCTCGCTTTTCCCAGCATTTGAAATAGCGGTTTCCGAACTGATAGCCGCCACCGCACGACTTGAACGACGTATTCTCGTCGATCACGCCGGATTCCAGCCCAGCGCCAAGGGTCAGCAATTTGGCGGTCGAGCCGGGCGGATACAGACCATTGATTGGTCTGTTGAGTAATGGATGCGTGGAGTCATTCGAAATCTGCTGCCAGAGACTGTCGGTGACAATACCTGAGAACACGTTGGGATCAAAACCCGGGTCGGAGGTCATGCAGAGGATCTCGCCATTGCGAGGGTCGATCGCCACCACGGCGCCGCAGCAGAAAGAGTCCAATGATTCCACCGCGGTCCGCTGTACATCTTCATCGATAGTGAGCAACAGGTCCGAGCCTGCCACCGGTTGGACCGGTTCCCTGCCCTCGTACGGTCCCAGGATTTCACCGAATGCGGTGACCTCGATGAATTCGGTTCCTTCCATACCGCGTAGCGGCTGATCGTACTGCTTCTCAAGCCCTTTCTTGCCTATCGTTGCCCCCATGCGATACATCCCGGCAACTGCTTTCGCCATCTCCTGTTCGGAGACCTCGCCGACATGCCCGGTGAACGCCTCCGCCGCGAGCGAGTCGTCGTACATACGCACTTGATCCAACTGATAGCTGACACCGGGGAATTCGGAGTTCTGTTCCTCGAGCACAGCCACGATATCGAACGGGATATCTTTTCTCACCGGCGCCGGTTGATAGGGGGTCACCTGTGTCTTCCGAATCCGCTTGCGAAGCTGGAGCGTGTCGAACCCGATTATGCGGGACAGGTTGTTCAGGGTGCGCCCTTTCACCTCTTCGGCCGGGACAACAGAAACCGTATAGCTGGGACGATTGGAGACAATGATCCGCCCCTCCCGGTCCAGCATGGAACCGCGCTGTGCCTCTACCGGCACGACCCGGATGCGGTTGTTTTCCGCCAGCTGCGTCATTTCTTCGCGCTGAATTATCTGCAGTTTGAACAGACCGAACAGGATGAACAGCGCGGCGGCGACTATCAGCCCTTGCGCCACCCGCCGTCGGCTATCCAATGAAAGCGTATACCGGTCCATCTGTTATCTCTCCGAGGCCGCCTGTTTGCGGGTCAGCCCCAGAATATAGTCCCGCAGGTAGAACACCACTGCCACCAGCGCCAGTGTATACACGGCGCCCCCCATGGCGGTTCGCCATAATTGGTACGGCAGATTATCGGCCCGTTCTATCACCAGCGTACAGGCATTGTGCACGAACACACCGGCGAACAGAACGGACAGTTGCGCCGCCAGCGAATCAGCGTTGAGCCGACCCTTGCCATAGAACACCGCCACGGCGATCGCGGCGGTGAACAGAACCTGCCAGCCCATGGTCAGAGGTGTCCCGGCCGAGGCAACGATCGCCACGCCGCACGCGAACCATAATGTGAGCAGTTCCGTTTTTCGCCAGGCCACCATGAGCACCAGAAGCATCGGCAAATTGATCGAAATGCCAAAGAACGAGCTGAACGGCCGCAGGAGCGCCTGAAATGCGGCGACGAGTATCAACATGAGAAGATACGGAATGGCGTTCATCGCCCCTTGGCCCTCAATACGAATAGCTCGTCAAGAGAGTTGAAATCGGCCGCCGGCGCCAGACGCACTTCGCAGAAGGGGTCGTTCTCCGGACGGTCCACGGCGATAACGGTCCCCACAATCAATCCCGCCGGATACACACCCCCCATGCCGGAACTCAGGATCTGGTCCCCGGGCTTGACATCGCCGCGTGTCGGGATGTTGTCAACGATCAACCCCTTGGTCATGATGTATTTGGCGATCCCCATTTCCCGGCTCTCCGAGACCCGCACGGCCACACGGCTGGTCGGGTCCGTCAATAATTGCACAGTGGCGAACGTGCTGGAAACCGACACCACCCGCCCCACCAGTCCCTCTTCACTGATGATCGGCTCGCCAATAGAAATACCGTCAATAGCGCCACGATTGATGACCGCCGACGTAGGGATCCGTACACCGTTGGTCGTGGTGACCTCGGTCGGCATCAGGCTGTAGCCGAGCGGCGTTTCAAATCCGAGGATGGAGCGAAGGCGGATATTCTCGCGGCCGGACTCCTCCAGCATGGTCAGGCGCACTTTGGCGTCAACCAGCTCCGTGCGGAGCCGCATGTTCTCCTCGTCGACGCGGACGAGGTCCCGCAGGGTGTTGTGGATCTTGAAAAACGGGTAGTAGAGCCCGCGAAGTACCACTTCGCTGGCCAGATTACTGACGCCGAATTCCGGGGAGATCAGAACGATACCCAGCAGAAAGACCACCAGGTAATGAACTTTGCGCCAATGTCGGGAGAAAAGGTTTGAGATCCATCTCATGTGTCACGGCGTCCCAGCCCGACAGCGCCCTTAGTTTACGTTATCCATGAGTGCCAGCACGTCGCCGGGCGAATTCGCCTGCATCAACTTCTGTCGATTCTCTTCCGACTTCATAAGAAATGACAGCCGCGCCATAACATTCAGGTGAGCGCCGATGGCATCCTCCGGGGCGGCGATCAGGAAAAACAGGTGCACCGGCTTGTGATCCATCGCCTCGAACTCTACGCCTTTGTGGCTCCGTCCGAACGTGATCACGATCCCTTTGGCGGCACGGGTCTTGGCGTGCGGAAACGCCACGCCATAGCCTACCCCGGTCGTGACCAGGTTCTCGCGCTCGCGGACATCTTCCAGCAGCTCGTTCCTATCCTTGATCATGTTGGAGGTGGCCGCCAGATCGACCAGCTCCTGAATAACACCATCCTTCGACGATGATTTCAGATTGAAGAGTACCAGACTTTCGTCGCAGAATTTAGACAATTTCATAGGCTCAACCTTTACGTTATAGTCTCTGCTTCGTCCAACAGCAGTACCGGGATGCCGTCCGCCACGCGAAAACGGAGTTTGCAGCCATGGCAGTCGAGAACGCCTTCCCGTTCGCGGTATTCGAGCTTCCCTTTGCATTTCGGGCACGCCAGTTTTTCGAGTAACGACTGGGGCAGCGCCGCCATTTCTCTAATACTCCCTGAATTCGCCCATGCGGCGATATTTGGCCAGCCGTTCGGCCAGCAACTGGTCGACCGGCTTCTGCTTCAGTTCCGTCAACACGCGAATCAGCTCCGTCTTGACCGACGCGGCCGCGTAGACCGGGTCCGTGTGGGCGCCGCTCGGCGGCTCAGCGATGATACCGTCGATTATGCCCAGATTCAACAAATCTTCCGCCGTTACTTTCAGCGTCTCCGCGGCTTCAGGGGCACGCGCCGCATCACGAAACAGGATCGCGGCGCATCCCTCCGGCGAAATAACCGAATACCAGGCGTATTCCATCATCAGTACCCGGTCGCCGACACCGATCCCCAGCGCGCCGCCGGAGGCCCCTTCACCAATTATCACCACCACAATTGGTACGCGTAACTCAAACATCACCTGGATGTTCTTCGCGATCGCTTCTGCCTGTCCCCGCTCTTCGGCACCGATCCCCGGATAGGCCCCGGGCGTGTCGACCAGAATAACTATCGGAAGATGGAATTTGTCCGCCAGGCCGAACAATCGGCGCGCCTTACGGTATCCTTCCGGGTGCATCATGCCGAAATTGCGCAGCAGTTTCTGCTTGGTGTCGCGTCCCTTCTGCTGCCCGATGATCATGATCGGCTCACCGTCGAGTTTTGCCGGTCCCCCGACCACCGCTTTGTCGTCGGCGAAACCGCGATCGCCGTGCAGTTCGATAAAGTCGGTGGTCATCAGGTGGATATAATCGAGGGTATGGGGACGTTTGGGATGGCGCGACAACTGCACCCGCTGCCAGCGGGTCAGGCCGGAATAGATCTCCTCGCGGAGTTTCTCCAGCTTCTTCTCCATCATGGCGATCTCGCCGGAGAGTTCGATGTTCTCCCCTACCGCGAAATCCTTCATGTCGGAGATTTTCTTTTCGAGCTCCAGAATGGGACGCTCGAAATCCAGATACGGTCCGTCGGCCATGGTCGCTTTCTTGTCGTTTCGCTACGAAGGGGACCCATTCGGGGGGTTCCCCCTGGCCCGCTTCCATCGGGCCGAGCCGGACATAAAGATAAAAATCCCCACCAAAATAACAACCATAAAAAGGACCAAAAACCCAAAGACTACCAAGCGGTTCCACAAGAACATGGCCAGCGCGAACAGGCCAAAAACCGCCGAGAGCAGATAGAAGAACAAGACGATTTGGCGGGGTGTCAAACCGGCGTGCCCCAGATAGTGGAACAGGTGGCGCCGGTCGGCTTGCATGACATTGCGGCCGGACAGCATGCGCCGCACGAACGACAACCCGGTTTCCAGAAGCGGCACTCCCAGCGCAATCAACGGCACGTAGAGCGCGGCCGCCGTGAACGACTTGAAGCGCACGAGCAGCGAGACAACCGCGAAGTAATATCCGATCTGCAGCGCTCCCGAATCCCCAAGGAATATCCGTGCCGGATATCGATTCCAGAACAGAAACACGGCCAGAAAGCCGGACAACGGCAGCGTGAACACCAGCGCGGACCAGGCATCGTACAGTCCTCCGATGATCGAAAGCGTGATCGCGCCGATCAATGACACGCCGGCCGCGAGACCATCGAGTCCGTCGATCAGGTTAATGGCGTTGGTTAGTGCGACAACCCACAGGATCGTGAGCAGGGCCGAAAATCCGCCGACCTCAATCTCGCCGTAGAACGGGATACTTAGCGGGTCGATACCAAGCCCGCCTGCAAAGAGCAGCAATCCCGCGACTGCTTCGGCGAGCAATTTTACCCAGGCCGATAATGGTCGAAGATCATCGAATAGTCCGACAAGAAACACCAGGACGGCCCCGGCGTACACAAACGCGACCGGGCCGGCCAGCTCCCTCCAGAATTCGTCTGAGATAATCGTCAATGTGACGATCCCTCCCCAGAGTGCAAGAAACAGGACCACACCTCCGAGGAACGGTACCGGACGCTTGTGCCGTTTGTGTCTGCCTGGAAAATCAAGCAGCGCAAATCGCTCACTGGCGCGGATGGCGATAGGAATGCTTATCGCGGTCACAACCGCGCTGACAAAAAAGATGACCACCAGGTCGGCAGGGATCATTCGGGTCTCCGTGAACGCCTCTCCGGGAGAATTCCCACCAGGACTAAATTGACCGTCAGAAGCACCGGCAGGAGCAGCATCGAGAAGCCGTTCGGCACGTGCTTCAGAAAATACTTCCAGACCGAATAGTGGTGCAGCCAGGCGCGGCGAAACCGACCAGCAGATGCTCCCCTGCCCCAGGCATGCACGCCCCCTGCTGACGGCACGAACAGATTGACGAAGCCCGATTGGTGCAACCGCAACGACAGATCGGTGTCTTCCATGAACATGAAAAAGCGTTCGTCGAAGCCACCGATCGCATGAAATCGTTCGCGCCGGGTCATGACAAACGTTGCAGCCACTGCTTCGACCCCAGTCGTTACGGCGTAGTCGGGCAGCGTATACCAGGTGCCGCCAAACCAGCGGGACAATGTCGAACCTCGCGAGAAGAGGATGTTGGCGGTCGTTGGGAAGACCCGGCAATTAGGCTGGAACGCACCGTCCGAGAACCGCAAACGCGCCGAGGCCAGGCCGGCGCGAGGGTTGTTCTCCTGCGCTTTCACCAGTGCGGACAGCGACCCGTTGTCCACCTGCACATCCGGATTGAGAAAGACCAGATAGTTCCCCTTGGCAATGCGCGCCCCCTGATTACACGCCACCGCAAAACCGCGATTCCGCTCGTTATGTATTACCTTGGAATCAGGAAAGAAAGCCAGGACCTGTTCAGTCGAGTCGTCGCTCGAATTATTGTCCACGACAATAAGCTCATCGACGGACGGTCGGAGTTCCGAGCTGAGGCTGGTCAGGCAGTCGGTCAGCGCCGGCAGCGAGTTACAGGTGACGACGACTATCGATATGGAGTCGGATGACACTGCACGGGTGCCATTCAATTAAACTTGCCGATCAGCGATTTCCACCGCAGCAGCCAGACTTTCCAGACCGCTTCGCGGACGATTTTCTTGGACATCTTCGATGACCCGGCCACCCTATCGATAAAGACGATCGGGATCTCTTTGATGCGAAACTTCTTCTTCCAGGCGCGCATGGTCATCTCGATCTGGAAACAGTAGCCGGACGAATGGACATCCTCCAGATTAATCGTTTCGAGTACTTCACGGCGAAAGCACTTGTAACCGCCGGTAGCATCTCTGATCGGAAGGCCGGTGACAACCCGCGCATACTTGTTGGCGAAATACGAAAGCAGAAGGCGCGACATCGGCCAGTTAATAACATTGACTCCGGATATATACCGCGAACCGATCACCAAATCATGGGTCTGGATCTCACGCAGAAAGTCTTTGATATATTCAGGGCCATGTGAAAAATCGGCATCCATCTCGAACACGAAATCGAAAGACTGCTCGATGGCCCAGGTGAACCCGGCGATATATGCCCGTCCCAGCCCTTCCTTTTTCTCGCGGTGGAGCACGTGAACTTTTGGCTCAGCATTGGCCAGGCGTTCCGCAATCTCGCCGGTGCCGTCGGGCGAACTGTCATCGACTATGAGAACGTGGATTCGCGGATCGAGCGGAAGTACCGCGTGGACGATTTTTTCGATATTGTCGCGTTCGTTGTACGTGGGGAAAATAATAAGGGCCCGTTGCATAACAGTTACTTTGCCATCACTTCTACCGGCTTACTCTTCCGGCGGTTACGGAAAAAATGCAGGCCAATGATAGCCAGCACATACAGCGATGTCAACCAGGTGATCATCCGCCCGGTGGTATATCTCGACGAGTGATAACGAAAAGATACGGTATGATTCCCCGCCGGAACCGCCACCGCACGAAACGCGCCATAGGCGCGAAGGAGTTTCACCGGCGCATTGTCGACATAAGCATGCCAAGAGTCATAGTAGGTATCGGCGAGGATCAGCAGCCTCGCCCCGGCCGCACTCACCCCAACGACTGCGGAATCAATATCGTGGTCGATCACCCAGGCCGAATCAGCCGCCGTCATTCCCGGTTCGATAGTGATGCCGGGGTCTTCTTCCAGATACGCATTCGTTCGCATGTTCTCCGTGCCGGTCAGGATACGCGTATTGATCTCTCTGCGGTCCGGTATAACGTGATACTGGTCGACCAGATACACCCGCGGGAAAGCGTTCTCATTTCTCATTATCTGGCTCTCACCGAACGTTGCCACCGGCGTCACCGGCTTGTCACCAAAATAGCCGGCGGGAACGGACTGATTCGGAGGCGTGATCAGATATTTAGTCCCCACCAGATTCAAAAACCGCGCATTCAGACGATTCGTCAGCGCCGGCCCCCCCAGCAGATCATCATACCACCGCAACTGGTTGCCGTGATATCCGGCTACGACTTCGATTCCGTGGAACGGCAGCACATCGGCGGTTGGGGTGATGATATTCATCACGCGGTACTCGCCCGGGTCGCTCTTGAAAAATTGGGTCACAGGTGTGGCGCCCCACTGCGGGATCGGATCAAATGTCCCGATGAACCGCTTGTCGAAACGGGCGCCATCTATTGCCGGCACCAGCACCAGCGCCATCAATATCCCCGGACCGACCTTGCCCTCGCGATACAGCCAGATACACAGCGCCGCCAGCCCCGCAAACAGGAATGACAGCCACGCCCCTGCCTGGATTGACGGCAGATTGATAAACGCGAGATCCAGTTTGCTCACCCCCTCCTGCACCATCGAGCGTGAAGCATCTGAGTAAAACAGCGAGCACCAGGTGGAGATCATAGATCGTCCGGCCGCCGAGAACAAAAGCGCCAGGAGAAGCAGCAAGGCCGGGAAACCGAGCACGAGATAGCGGAATTTCTTGTCTCGACCGGCATCATCCACGCGCCTGCCATCAAGAAGGTGCTGGAGCCCCATCGCGGCCAAAAGTGAGATCGAAAACAGAAACAAAAACATAATCATCGAAGGGGCGCGTAACGACGACACTTTGGGAATGAGATAATAAAACAGCTTAAATATCGGCGTGGTCGCGCCGAGTGCGTAGACCAGCGCAAAAAGCGCCAGTCCGCCAAAAAACCACCGCTCCTTTCGCCGCGAAAACGTCAGCCCGAATATCCCCAGGAAAAGCGCCACCACTCCAACGGATTCCGAATTGTCCTTGAAGACGTTCTTCCCCCAATAGTAATTCTTCTCATCCCCCTGAACATTCGACCCGCAGAACTCCGGAATGAGCAACGAGAACGCTTCTTCCTCGTGCATGGACCACGAGGTAGCCCAGTCCCAGCCTTTTTTGGAATCAGCGCGGGGCGAAAAATTGGTCGTGTAATTGTAGCCGGGATAAAATTGAATGGCCGATATCAAGAGGCCAATCACCACCGCGTATGCCGTGAGCAGCGCAGGCCGAATGAGCCTGGGAATCGACGTCGTCTCCAGATACAGACGGCCCAGCTTGTACACGGCATAAAACGACACCCCCCAGAGTGTGAAATACGCCATCTGTGGATGCGGTGTCAAAATGATCAGCCCGATCACGCCGCCCAACAGTGTAAAATTGAGAAACGGCTTCGCCTCAAAGCCGCGATCAAGAAACAAGATCACCAATGGGAATAATGTCGTGACAAAAATCTTACCATCGTGTCCCGGCGCCACCAGCGACACCAGATAGCCGGAGAACATGTAACAGACTCCGGCCAGAAGTGACGCCACTTTCGAAAGTTTGAACTGCCGCGCACACAAATACATAAATATACCGGACAAGAATATGTGCAGAAACAGATTCATCCCCAGCATCCGGTAGATGTTGTCGAAAAACTTCAGAAACGTCAGCGGATAGAAAATGTCGCCGTGGAAAGCATCCACAAAGGGCATCCCGCCGAATATGTACGGGTTCCACTGCGGTACCGCATGGTGCGCATCAAAGTAATTCACATAAAATGACCGGAAGAACACGCCGGCCTGGATCTGGTCGGACATGAACAGCATCTTGTTGGAGAAGATGAACTCGGAAAACAGGATGATCAGAATAACAAACAGAACGCCGAATGCAACCGGCGTGAACCATCGAGTTGTCTCCGGCTCGAATCGGGTCACCCGCCTGGGCGATACGGACGGTGTCCGCTTAG from the Candidatus Zixiibacteriota bacterium genome contains:
- a CDS encoding polyprenol monophosphomannose synthase, with translation MQRALIIFPTYNERDNIEKIVHAVLPLDPRIHVLIVDDSSPDGTGEIAERLANAEPKVHVLHREKKEGLGRAYIAGFTWAIEQSFDFVFEMDADFSHGPEYIKDFLREIQTHDLVIGSRYISGVNVINWPMSRLLLSYFANKYARVVTGLPIRDATGGYKCFRREVLETINLEDVHSSGYCFQIEMTMRAWKKKFRIKEIPIVFIDRVAGSSKMSKKIVREAVWKVWLLRWKSLIGKFN